The DNA segment CCGCGCCCGGCCTCGGCATCCCACTTCAGCCAGCCCAGTTCCTGCATAGCGTTGAGCAGTGAACGCATGTGCCGCCGCGAACAGTTCAGGATCTCGGACAGCGCCTGCAATGTCGTTTCGGTTTCTTCGCCGTGACAGGATTGCCACAACCGGATGAATTGTTGCTGCAAACGCGGTGAGGTCATAAAAGGGGAACTCCATGGACGATTTTCATCAATTTATCTTTCCCCATATTACTCCGATACTGTTTCTCAACGAAAGCCTGTTGTAAATACCCGGAGGTCTTCATGAAACGCACTTTGAATGCCCGTTTTTATCAGCGTTATTTCTCCGCTATTAGCAGCGCTGCCATTAAACGCAACGCGGCAAAAAATCATGCTGACTGGTTGTCCTGGGTGCCGGTGGATTACCGGATGGATATTCTCTCCCGGCTGACCCAGTGGGATATGGAGACGCTGGACGAGGAGCAATACCGTCAGCGAATCTGACCCCACGTCCGCAGGTACGACCAAATTCGATTTTCTGAGTAATGGTGTAATTTCACCAGCCAGTGGGGAGACTCACTGGTTTTTTTATATCCATTTTTCAGAACCCCTCGAAACCCTTTAAAACTTAGCTACACTGGGGGTCTTGTTTGTAAGACTTTCATTTCTCAGGGACGACGTCATGCCAAAACCTCGTATTAATGCCATTTATGTCACCTTTCTGGTGGTGTCCTTGCTGTGTGGTATCGCTGGCGCGTTACAGGCGCCGACGCTGAGTCTGTTTCTGACCAATGAAGTGAAAGTCCGCCCGCTGTGGGTTGGCTTCTTTTATACCGTCAATGCCATCGCCGGGATTGCGATCAGTTTTCTGCTGGCGAACCGTTCCGACAATAAAGGTGACCGCCGCAAGCTGCTGATCTTTTGTTGCCTGATGGCCATCGGTAACAGTCTGGTCTTTGCGTTCAGCCGCGACTATCTGGTGCTGATTACCGTCGGCGTATTGCTGGCGGCGATCGGTAATGCCTCGATGCCGCAGCTGTTTGCACTGGCGCGAGAACATGCCGATCGCTCATCAAGCGAAGTGGTGATGTTCAGCTCGATGATGCGTGCAATGCTCTCGCTGGCGTGGGTGCTCGGCCCGCCACTTTCTTTTATGCTGGCGCTGAATTACGGCTTTACACCGATGTACCTGAGCGCAGCGGCAGTGTTTGTCGGCAGCATACTCATGATTGTCTTCTTCCTGCCGTCAGTGCCGCGCGTTGAGCAACCTGTGGACGAAAAAGTGGTGCCGGTCAGCGCGTGGCGCAATAAAGATGTGCGCCTGCTCTTCTTTGCATCCTTACTGATGTGGACCTGCAACATCATGTACGTGATTGATATGCCGCTTTATATCACCAGCGATCTGGGCTTACCGGAAGGGCTGGCGGGCTTGCTGATGGGGACGGCTGCAGGGCTCGAAATTCCGGCGATGTTGCTTGCGGGTTATCTGGTCAAACGCACAGGTAAGCGCAAGCTGATGCTGTATGCGGTGGCGAGCGGTGTGGTTTTCTACGCCGGATTGGTGCTGTTCCAGTTCAAAGCTGCGCTGATGTTCCTGCAACTGTTTAACGCGATTTTCATCGGCATCGTGGCGGGTATCGGGATGCTCTATTTTCAGGATTTGATGCCGGGCCGTGCAGGTTCAGCGACTACGTTATTCACCAACAGCATTTCCACTGGCGTTATCTGCGCGGGGTTATTGCAGGGCTTTATCGTCGAAAGCTTCGGGCATTATCCGGTGTACTGGGTGGCGACGGCGTTGGCTATTATCGCATTAGGACTCATGTATAAAGTCAAAGACGTCTGAATGAAATGAAAAGAAAAACCCGCGACAGTCGCGGGTTTTTTTATGCCGACGGGGTAGCAATCAGTTCATAAAGACAGGCTGATTCTTCTCGTAAGCAGAGATGTTTTCTTCGTGTTGCAGCGTCAGACCGATGCTGTCCAGACCGTTGATCATGCAGTGACGGCGGAAGCTGTCGATCACAAATGGATAGCTTTTATCACCGGCTTTGACGGTCTGCGCTTCCAGATCCACTTCGAAAGTGATGCCTTCATTATCTTTCACCAGCGCGAACAGTTCATCAATTTCTGCATCGCTCAGGGTGATTGGCAGCAACTGGTTGTTGAACGAGTTACCGTAAAAGATATCGGCAAAACTCGGGGCGATCACCGCGTGGAAACCGTAGTCGGTCAGCGCCCACGGCGCATGTTCACGGGATGAACCGCAGCCAAAGTTTTCACGCGCCAGTAAAATACTCGCGCCTTTATAACGCGGCTTGTTCAGAACGAAGTCCGGGTTAGGCACCTGACCCGCGTCGTCCAGAAAACGCCAGTCGTTGAACAGATGCTGACCGAAACCAGTGCGGGTCACTTTCTGCAAAAACTGTTTCGGAATGATGGCATCGGTATCGACGTTAGCAGCATCCAAAGGAACCACCAGACCGATGTGTTGGGTAAATTTAGCCATGGTGTTTTCCTCAGTTCAGTTCACGAATATCAGCGAAACGGCCAGTAACTGCCGCAGCGGCCGCCATTGCCGGGCTGACCAGATGCGTGCGTCCGCCACGGCCCTGACGGCCTTCGAAGTTACGGTTGCTGGTAGACGCGCAACGTTCGCCCGGTTCCAGACGGTCGTTATTCATCGCCAGACACATAGAGCAGCCCGGCAGACGCCATTCGAAACCAGCTTCGATGAAGATCTTATCCAGACCTTCTTCTTCGGCCTGTGCTTTTACCGGGCCGGAGCCGGGTACCACAATCGCCTGCACGCCGGTCGCAACTTTACGACCTTTGGCGACGGCGGCGGCAGCGCGTAAATCTTCGATACGTGAGTTGGTGCAGGAACCGATGAACACTTTATCGATCGCCACGTCGGTCAGTTTAATGCCCGGTTGCAAATCCATATATGCCAGCGCTTTTTCAGCGGATGCGCGTTCTACCGGATCGGCAAAAGAGGAAGGATTTGGGATCGTCTGATTAACGCCCATGACCTGACCGGGGTTCGTACCCCAGGTGACCTGCGGTGCGATATCTGCCGCGTCCAGCGTCACCACACTGTCGAATTTGGCATCCGCATCCGTTTTCAGGGTTTTCCAGTACTCGACGGCAGCGTCCCAGCTCTGATCTTTCGGCGCGAACTGACGGCCTTTCAGATAAGCAAATGTGGTGTCGTCTGGCGCGACCAGACCGGCTTTAGCGCCCATTTCAATCGCCATGTTGCACAGGGTCATACGACCTTCCATGCTCAGCGCTTCAATGGCTTTACCGCAGAACTCGACAACGTGACCGGTACCGCCGGCGCTGCCGGTTTTACCGATGATCGCCAGTACGATGTCTTTGGCGGTGATACCGGCAGGTGCGTCGCCGGTCACTTCGATTTTCATCGTTTTAGCGCGACCCTGTTTCAGGGTTTGCGTCGCCAGCACGTGTTCCACTTCTGATGTGCCGATACCGAAAGCCAGTGAGCCAAACGCACCGTGCGTCGCTGTATGAGAGTCGCCGCAGACGATGGTCATGCCCGGCAAGGTCATGCCCTGCTCAGGGCCGATCACGTGAACGATGCCCTGGAAGGGGTGGTTCAGGTCATACAGCTGCACGCCAAATTCTGCGCAGTTCTTGATCAATTCCTGCATCTGAATGCGCGCCATCTCGCCGCTTGCATTGATGTCTTTGGTTTGAGTGGATACGTTGTGGTCCATCGTGGCGAAGGTTTTACCCGGCTGACGCACCGGACGTCCCATCGCGCGCAGGCCGTCGAACGCCTGCGGAGAAGTCACTTCGTGCACCAGGTGGCGATCGATGTACAACAGCGGCGTTTCATTTTGCGCTTCGTAAACGACGTGCGCGTCATACAGTTTCTGATACAGCGTCTTCGCCATGTTATGCCCCTTCTTTAACAAAGCGGGCAATGATATCGCCCATTTCACTGGTGCCCAGCGCCTGCTGGCCGTTCGCCAAATCACCGGTGCGGTGTCCTGCTTCCAGCGCTTTATTGACGGCCTGCTCGATAGCGTTGGCCGCTTTATCCTCTCCCAGACTGTAACGCAGCAACAGCGCGGCAGAGAGGATCTGGGCAATCGGGTTAGCGATGTTTTTACCGGCGATATCCGGCGCGGAACCGCCCGCCGGTTCGAACAGACCAAACGCCTGTTCGTTCATGCTGGCGGAAGGCAACATACCCATGGAACCGGTAATCATTGCGCATTCGTCAGACAGGATGTCGCCGAACAGGTTGGAGCACAGCAGTACGTCAAACTGCGACGGATCTTTTATCAGCTGCATAGTCGCGTTATCGATGTACATGTGGCTCAGGCTGACGTCCGGGTAATCCTTCGCAATTTCGTTTACCACTTCACGCCACATAATGGACGTTTGCAATACGTTGGCTTTATCGATGGAAGTCACAATACTGCGGCGTTTGCGCGCAGATTCAAAGGCGATGCGGGCAATACGTTCGATCTCAAAGCGGTAATACACTTCGGTGTCGAAGGCTTTCTCATGCTGACCCTGGCCTTCTCGGCCTTTCGGCTGGCCGAAGTAAATGCCGCCGGTCAGTTCACGGACGCACAGAATGTCGAAGCCTTTAGCGGCGATGTCGGCACGCAGCGGGCAGAATTCTTCCAGACCCTGATACAGCCGGGCAGGGCGCAGGTTGCTGAACAATTTGAAATGCTTACGCAGGGGCAGCAATGCGCCGCGCTCCGGCTGATCATTTGGCGGCAGGTGTTCCCATTTCGGGCCACCGACCGAGCCGAACAGAATAGCATCGGCTTGTTCGCAACCGGCAACGGTCGCTTCCGGCAACGGACTGCCGTGTTTATCGATAGCTGCGCCACCGACGTCGTATTCGCTGGTGCTGATTTTCAGGCCAAAACGCGCACGTACTGCGTCCAGAACTTTGTATGCCTGGGCCATAACTTCCGGGCCAATTCCGTCTCCGGGTAAGACGGCAATATGATGGGTCTTGCTCATGTTCACACCGTTTCCTGATTATTTTGAATGTTATTTTGTTGCTTAACTTCGTGCTGCAAACGTTGTTTTTCGATCTCAACTTGTTTGCTGCGCCAGATATTATTCAGTACGTGAACCATCGCTTTGGCGGAGGATTCAACGATGTCCGTCGCCAGACCCACGCCGTGGAAGCGGCGGCCATTAAAGGAAACGACCACGTCGACCTGACCCAGTGCATCACGGCCCTGACCTTTGGCACTCAGCTGATATTTCACCAGCTCGATTTGATAACCGGTGATGCGGTTAATCGCCTGATAGACGGCATCAACGGGGCCATTGCCGGTGGCGGCTTCGGTAATAATTTCATCGCCGCATGCCAGATTCACTGATGCGGTAGCAGTGATCTTTGAGCCGGACTGCACGCTGAAGTTGTCCAGTCGGTAAAACTCTGGCTCTTCTTGCTGCTTATTAATGAACACCAGCGCTTCTAAATCGTAGTCGAAAACCTGACCTTTTTTGTCAGCCAGCTTCAGGAACGCGGCATACAGATGATCCATGTTGTAATCGGATTCTTTGTAGCCCATTTCTTCCATACGGTGCTTCACAGCGGCGCGACCAGAACGGGATGTCAGGTTTAACTGAATCTGGTTCAGACCAATGGATTCCGGAGTCATGATTTCGTAGTTTTCGCGATTTTTCAGCACGCCATCCTGATGAATACCGGAGGAGTGTGCGAAGGCGTTGGAGCCGACAATCGCTTTGTTGCCAGGGATCGGCATGTTGGTTATCTGGCTGACAATCTGGCTGGTACGATAGATTTCTTTGTGATTGATATTGGTGTGGACGTTCATGTAATCAGAGCGGGTGCGGATCGCCATGATGACTTCTTCCAGTGCGGTGTTCCCGGCGCGTTCGCCAATACCGTTCAGTGTGCCTTCTACCTGACGCGCACCGGCCTGAATCGCCGCGATAGAGTTACCTACCGCCATGCCCAGATCGTCGTGGCAGTGTACGGAGATAATCGCTTTATCAATGTTTGGCACGCGCTCATACAAATTAGTAATGATGCCGCCAAACTGAACCGGGGTGGTGTAACCGACCGTATCAGGAATGTTGATGGTGGTCGCTCCGGCTTTGATCGCGGCCTCGACGACGCGGCACAGATTATCCAGCGGTGTACGGCCCGCATCTTCGCATGAGAATTCGACGTCATCGGTATAGTTACGGGCTCGTTTCACCGAGTGAACTGCCATCTCCAGAACCTGATCAAACGAACGCTTCAGTTTGGACTCAATGTGCAATGTCGAGGTGGCCAGGAAAACATGGATGCGGAAGGCTTCAGCAACGCGTAATGCTTCGGCTGCAGCGTCGATGTCACCGTCTACGCAACGTGCCAGACCACAAACGCGGCTGTTTTTAATCTGGCGCGCGATCGTTTGCACAGACTCGAAATCGCCGGGGGAGGATACCGGGAAGCCGACTTCCATCACGTCAACGCCCATCCTTTCCAGCGCCATTGCAATTTGAATCTTCTCTTTAACACTCAGGCTGGCTTGTAACGCCTGCTCACCGTCACGCAGCGTGGTATCGAAAATAATGACTTGCTCGCTCATGGGTTTTTCCTTGTCTGCTCTATTTTTCGCGCCCTGCGGGAGATAAAAAAAAACCCGCGCATCGGCGCGGGTTTATTGTCTGTGGAAGTTGAATCAGTTCTGATTTTCGCCCACTGGCATACCGCGCAAATTTTTTGCGTTGAGTAGTAGGCCAAGGAGACGGGTAATCATGAACATGTATTTTCAGCTTCTCTTAATAGGGTAGTTAAAACGGATATCGTTCAAACAGTGCTTAAAGTGATACGGGAATGTGTGTGCTATGTCAACCTTCAGGGTGTGGAAATAGTGGTAATTTTTACAAATGAAAAGCAATCTCATTTAGCATAAAACACTACCTGTAAGCATGTGTTTGGAGGAAAGGATTTCTCAGCCATTACGACGATTTTCTTGGATAAAAACAGTACAAAAATGAACTATAAATTAATCTAATTGAAAAATAGTCTTTCTGATTCAGTTGATTAGATATGATTTACTGCTGCTTAACTTATTATTCATTTTTTGCATGTTGTTTCGGTAATTATTTTATTGTCTTATATCATCAGTTTTTAGAAGAGATATGAGATTAATATTTTGCTTTCTGATTATTAGAAACAACGCTTAGGTCCTTTTAAAATAATAACACTATGAAATGGCACGTATTTTTGTGGGCTATTATTTATTAGTCTGATATGACTGTGCCGTATTTTGTTTAAATAAATCAATTAAAGATAATCATTGTTATTCGAGCGTGATGATCTTTAATGGGGATAAACATGTCTGACATCATTACCGAAAACTCTGCAAAAGCTGCTGAGTTTGAAACGCATCTGCGTAATGTCGATCTTAATTTATTGACTGTCTTCGATGCCGTCATGCAATTACAAAATATTACACGTGCAGCCAATATGCTGGGCATGTCTCAGCCCGCTGTCAGTAATGCTGTGGCCCGTTTGAAAATCATGTTCAATGATGATTTATTTGTTCGCTACGGTCGGGGCATCCAACCGACAATGCGTGCCCGTCAGCTGTTCGGACCTGTTCGTCAGGCACTTCAGTTGATCATGAATGAATTGCCCGGTGCGGGCTTCGACCCCAGTGTCAGTATGCGACAGTTTAACGTCGCAATTTGCAGCCCGCTGGATAAACGCCTGACATCTCAGGTTCTGCACGCCGTCGATACCCTGGCCAGCAGCGTCAGTATCAAATTACAGACAATCGTTACTGATAATATTGAACATCAGCTGCGCTACCAAAATATCGAATTTATGATCAGCTACCGTAAATTTGAACGACCTGATTTCTGTAACGAACCATTATTTAATGACGAACTGGTATTGGTTGCGGCACAAAGTCATCCCCGGATTAGCCCTTACATGTCCGACGAGAAATACCTGCGCGAAAAACATGCTGTCATGATGATTGATCGCTTCTATTCTTTCAGTGCGCCTTATTATGATGATCCTGAGCTGCAATCTTTAATCGCCTATCAGGGAACCGATCTCTACAGCGTCATGGAAATCGTGTCGAAAACCGACATGGTGGCATTGGTTCCCCGCTGGTTAGCGCAGGCCAATACCGGCATCCTGAATTTATCTGTCATTCCATTACCGTGGATGAAAAATCAGCTGACCTGTTATCTGTCATGGCATGAGTCTTCCAGTAAAGACCGCGGCAATATGTGGATGAAATCTTTACTAAGCCAGTGTGTATTGACCCTCTGATCCCTAAACGAACATCATATTTACTTTGGCGTGTGCTGGAGTAAATATGCCTGGTTATGATTTATTTTGAAGTTTTTTATCCTGCGTGCTTTTTCGCCTGGTTAAAACTACGCGGGTTTTTTTCTCCCACCATTTACTCATTTTGAGCCGCTGTTTCGCATCCTCTGACGCTCTATAATTTCATTTCGCCGCGCAATATTTGTCGGTAGACTGCGTTAAATCTTTGTAACAGAGCAATTCAGTTAGCCGCCTCCTGGCGAGCTGCGCTGAACGCCGGTATAGACGCTCAATGAATTCAACCTTAAATGAGTACCATTTGATCGCCCGTTTTCGCCAACAGGTCACTCTTCGTGCTGACCAAACCGCCTTTCGTGAATGGTCACCTGCTGTTGAAACATCACTGACCTGGCGCCAGTTAGGGGCGAAAGTCGATGTTTTATCGTCTCTCCTTTTACGGGAGCAGGTGGAGGTTCAGGAGCGGATTGCAATCTGCGGGAACAATTCCATCGCCTGGGCAACGGCGGATCTGGCAATTTTGCAACTGCGCGCGGTCACCGTGCCGGTCTATGCCACGAACACGCCCGCGCAATCCGCGTACGTACTTAACGATGCGGATATCCGTATATTATTCGTGGTCGGCCAAAAGCAATACGACGCGGCGATTGCGTTGCGCGAGCTCTGCCCGCAGCTAAAACACATTCTGGTACTCGATAATAACGTCGATTTACAGGGTGTGAACATAGCCCGACATGTGCCAGATACCGCCGTACTGGACCCAGCGTCAGACGCCGAGCGCGAGGCTCGCATCAGCACCCGCGATCTCAACGATTTATTCACACTGATCTATACCTCAGGTACGACCGGGGAAGCCAAAGGCGTGATGCTCGACTATCGCAGCATGGCGACGCAACTGAAACAGCACGAAAAACGCCTGACGATTTCCGACCAGGATATCTCTCTGTGTTTTCTGCCGCTGGCTCACGTGTTCGAGCGGGCGTGGAGCTTCTTTGTTATGCACTGCGGGGCGCAGAACGTCTTTCTGCGTGATACCGATTTGGTACGGGATGCGTTACAGGCCGTGAAACCCAGCGTCATGTGCGCCGTGCCGCGTTTTTATGAAAAAGTGTTCAGTGCAATTCACGACAAAGTGGCCCGCGCGGGAACGGTGAAAAAGCGGCTGTTCCACTGGGCAGTGGCACAGGGTAAAGAGAAGTTTCTGACCGAGCGCCGTGGCGTACGTTATCCCTTTTGGCTTGCACCGGCATATTTTCTGGCGGACAAGCTGGTGCTTAAAAAGCTGCGTGGTTTGCTCGGCGGTAACTTACGTTTTCTGCCAGCGGCGGGCGCGAGCCTTGATGACAATGTGATTCTGTTTTTCGAATCCCTCGGTTTGCACATCAAGTACGGTTATGGTTTGACGGAAACGTGCGCCACCGTCACCTGCTGGGAAGAGAGGGATTTCCGCTTTGGCTCTGTCGGCACAGCGTTACCGGAAATCGATGTACGTATCGGTGACGAAAATGAAATTCAGGTACGCGGACCTACTCTGCTGCGTGGTTACTTCAATAAGCCGGAAGAAACAGCGGCCAGTTTCACTGCGGATGGCTGGTTCAAAACCGGTGATGCAGGGAAGATGGACGCAGAAGGCAACGTGTTTATCACCGAACGACTGAAAGATCTGATGAAAACCTCGGGCGGTAAATACATTGCGCCGCAGCGGATCGAAGGCACGCTGGTGCAGGATCGTTACATTGAACAGGCG comes from the Enterobacteriaceae bacterium Kacie_13 genome and includes:
- the leuO gene encoding transcriptional regulator LeuO — encoded protein: MSDIITENSAKAAEFETHLRNVDLNLLTVFDAVMQLQNITRAANMLGMSQPAVSNAVARLKIMFNDDLFVRYGRGIQPTMRARQLFGPVRQALQLIMNELPGAGFDPSVSMRQFNVAICSPLDKRLTSQVLHAVDTLASSVSIKLQTIVTDNIEHQLRYQNIEFMISYRKFERPDFCNEPLFNDELVLVAAQSHPRISPYMSDEKYLREKHAVMMIDRFYSFSAPYYDDPELQSLIAYQGTDLYSVMEIVSKTDMVALVPRWLAQANTGILNLSVIPLPWMKNQLTCYLSWHESSSKDRGNMWMKSLLSQCVLTL
- the leuC gene encoding 3-isopropylmalate dehydratase large subunit, coding for MAKTLYQKLYDAHVVYEAQNETPLLYIDRHLVHEVTSPQAFDGLRAMGRPVRQPGKTFATMDHNVSTQTKDINASGEMARIQMQELIKNCAEFGVQLYDLNHPFQGIVHVIGPEQGMTLPGMTIVCGDSHTATHGAFGSLAFGIGTSEVEHVLATQTLKQGRAKTMKIEVTGDAPAGITAKDIVLAIIGKTGSAGGTGHVVEFCGKAIEALSMEGRMTLCNMAIEMGAKAGLVAPDDTTFAYLKGRQFAPKDQSWDAAVEYWKTLKTDADAKFDSVVTLDAADIAPQVTWGTNPGQVMGVNQTIPNPSSFADPVERASAEKALAYMDLQPGIKLTDVAIDKVFIGSCTNSRIEDLRAAAAVAKGRKVATGVQAIVVPGSGPVKAQAEEEGLDKIFIEAGFEWRLPGCSMCLAMNNDRLEPGERCASTSNRNFEGRQGRGGRTHLVSPAMAAAAAVTGRFADIRELN
- the leuA gene encoding 2-isopropylmalate synthase: MSEQVIIFDTTLRDGEQALQASLSVKEKIQIAMALERMGVDVMEVGFPVSSPGDFESVQTIARQIKNSRVCGLARCVDGDIDAAAEALRVAEAFRIHVFLATSTLHIESKLKRSFDQVLEMAVHSVKRARNYTDDVEFSCEDAGRTPLDNLCRVVEAAIKAGATTINIPDTVGYTTPVQFGGIITNLYERVPNIDKAIISVHCHDDLGMAVGNSIAAIQAGARQVEGTLNGIGERAGNTALEEVIMAIRTRSDYMNVHTNINHKEIYRTSQIVSQITNMPIPGNKAIVGSNAFAHSSGIHQDGVLKNRENYEIMTPESIGLNQIQLNLTSRSGRAAVKHRMEEMGYKESDYNMDHLYAAFLKLADKKGQVFDYDLEALVFINKQQEEPEFYRLDNFSVQSGSKITATASVNLACGDEIITEAATGNGPVDAVYQAINRITGYQIELVKYQLSAKGQGRDALGQVDVVVSFNGRRFHGVGLATDIVESSAKAMVHVLNNIWRSKQVEIEKQRLQHEVKQQNNIQNNQETV
- the leuB gene encoding 3-isopropylmalate dehydrogenase; this encodes MSKTHHIAVLPGDGIGPEVMAQAYKVLDAVRARFGLKISTSEYDVGGAAIDKHGSPLPEATVAGCEQADAILFGSVGGPKWEHLPPNDQPERGALLPLRKHFKLFSNLRPARLYQGLEEFCPLRADIAAKGFDILCVRELTGGIYFGQPKGREGQGQHEKAFDTEVYYRFEIERIARIAFESARKRRSIVTSIDKANVLQTSIMWREVVNEIAKDYPDVSLSHMYIDNATMQLIKDPSQFDVLLCSNLFGDILSDECAMITGSMGMLPSASMNEQAFGLFEPAGGSAPDIAGKNIANPIAQILSAALLLRYSLGEDKAANAIEQAVNKALEAGHRTGDLANGQQALGTSEMGDIIARFVKEGA
- the leuD gene encoding 3-isopropylmalate dehydratase small subunit — encoded protein: MAKFTQHIGLVVPLDAANVDTDAIIPKQFLQKVTRTGFGQHLFNDWRFLDDAGQVPNPDFVLNKPRYKGASILLARENFGCGSSREHAPWALTDYGFHAVIAPSFADIFYGNSFNNQLLPITLSDAEIDELFALVKDNEGITFEVDLEAQTVKAGDKSYPFVIDSFRRHCMINGLDSIGLTLQHEENISAYEKNQPVFMN
- the leuL gene encoding leu operon leader peptide; this translates as MFMITRLLGLLLNAKNLRGMPVGENQN
- a CDS encoding AMP-binding protein, producing MNSTLNEYHLIARFRQQVTLRADQTAFREWSPAVETSLTWRQLGAKVDVLSSLLLREQVEVQERIAICGNNSIAWATADLAILQLRAVTVPVYATNTPAQSAYVLNDADIRILFVVGQKQYDAAIALRELCPQLKHILVLDNNVDLQGVNIARHVPDTAVLDPASDAEREARISTRDLNDLFTLIYTSGTTGEAKGVMLDYRSMATQLKQHEKRLTISDQDISLCFLPLAHVFERAWSFFVMHCGAQNVFLRDTDLVRDALQAVKPSVMCAVPRFYEKVFSAIHDKVARAGTVKKRLFHWAVAQGKEKFLTERRGVRYPFWLAPAYFLADKLVLKKLRGLLGGNLRFLPAAGASLDDNVILFFESLGLHIKYGYGLTETCATVTCWEERDFRFGSVGTALPEIDVRIGDENEIQVRGPTLLRGYFNKPEETAASFTADGWFKTGDAGKMDAEGNVFITERLKDLMKTSGGKYIAPQRIEGTLVQDRYIEQAAVIADERHFVSALIVPDFDVLNMYAQAHHIDYFNRSGLVKNEQILSLFAHQLREIQQDLAGFEQVKKFVLLIKPFTMESGELTPTLKLRRKIIFSRYKKEIDELYGE
- a CDS encoding MFS transporter, yielding MPKPRINAIYVTFLVVSLLCGIAGALQAPTLSLFLTNEVKVRPLWVGFFYTVNAIAGIAISFLLANRSDNKGDRRKLLIFCCLMAIGNSLVFAFSRDYLVLITVGVLLAAIGNASMPQLFALAREHADRSSSEVVMFSSMMRAMLSLAWVLGPPLSFMLALNYGFTPMYLSAAAVFVGSILMIVFFLPSVPRVEQPVDEKVVPVSAWRNKDVRLLFFASLLMWTCNIMYVIDMPLYITSDLGLPEGLAGLLMGTAAGLEIPAMLLAGYLVKRTGKRKLMLYAVASGVVFYAGLVLFQFKAALMFLQLFNAIFIGIVAGIGMLYFQDLMPGRAGSATTLFTNSISTGVICAGLLQGFIVESFGHYPVYWVATALAIIALGLMYKVKDV
- the sgrT gene encoding glucose uptake inhibitor SgrT, with translation MKRTLNARFYQRYFSAISSAAIKRNAAKNHADWLSWVPVDYRMDILSRLTQWDMETLDEEQYRQRI